Genomic DNA from Thermotoga petrophila RKU-1:
AGGGACTACCCCGAGTTCCTCTTCTCCGAAAGAAGTCTCTCTCTGAGAACATCCCTGAAACCTTCCCCGAGAAGCTGGTACAAGCTCTCAAATGTGCTGAAAACTCTGACGGATGATGAAAAAGAAAAGTACGGCTACGTCATCGCGGCAGGAATCGTGGGGCCAGAGGCTGCAAAGGCCTTTTATGATTCGTTCTTTCAGAGAGTAAAGATCCCTTCTGTGGAAAGTGTGCTCTTTGATGGAAAGATAGAAAATCTGGAAGACATACACGCTGCGAACACTCTGGTTCTCAGGATAGTAGATTTTCTGAGTAAAGTGGACGTGAGAACACTTGAAAGACACCTGGACGACGTATCGAAGAACCTGGTCAGACTTTCCGAAATCATGCCCAGGGAATCTTTTTACGGTGTTTTAAGATTTCTGGTCGATGAAGCTCAAAAGGAAGGAGAAAAGTCCTGGATCTTCGATAAAATACTCGAGAAGATGCTGGAAAGAGAAGACATGAGAAAAATGGTGAACGAGCTATGAAAGGT
This window encodes:
- a CDS encoding AAA family ATPase, coding for MRVEEAKYLAKKIMMAGEIPLLVGHFGVGKTDIARDIAAETGRELIILVLSQMEPGDLIGLPARTEEKTVFLKPDWWPESDDTILFLDEINRAHRSVRNAIMQLLVDRRIHNHILPEGTWIMAAMNPPEEEYDQADLITDPAFISRFFILEVNPDVSEWLEWAEKNNVSKEVRDFIRDYPEFLFSERSLSLRTSLKPSPRSWYKLSNVLKTLTDDEKEKYGYVIAAGIVGPEAAKAFYDSFFQRVKIPSVESVLFDGKIENLEDIHAANTLVLRIVDFLSKVDVRTLERHLDDVSKNLVRLSEIMPRESFYGVLRFLVDEAQKEGEKSWIFDKILEKMLEREDMRKMVNEL